Proteins from a genomic interval of Bacteroidota bacterium:
- a CDS encoding histidine kinase produces MHKQGIQFFPDDLDCSSNTAPQIYITGIAIAEKDTTLFDGMSLSHNHNNIRIDFIGLAYSSRGRFAYRYRLVGLDSIWVNSDSRNSFVRFPSLPPGNYTFEVIAMNEDGLASVPAQFHFNINKPFWQAWWFYSIILLIAFITLGILYKMRMKVLEKRNNIIIEKSKSEQDLRASELTALKAQMNPHFIFNALNSIQEFILLNEKATAQEYLGKFSNLIRLYLDMSQKQSIGIDDEIKTLPSTGKYPFRRYIYL; encoded by the coding sequence ATGCACAAGCAAGGAATTCAGTTTTTCCCTGATGATTTGGACTGTTCGAGCAATACAGCACCACAAATATATATAACAGGTATTGCCATTGCAGAAAAAGACACTACACTATTCGATGGCATGAGTTTATCACACAATCATAACAATATCCGCATCGACTTCATAGGATTAGCATATAGTAGCAGGGGGCGTTTTGCATATCGGTATCGCTTGGTTGGGCTCGACAGCATTTGGGTAAACTCAGACAGTAGGAACAGTTTTGTCCGTTTCCCAAGCCTACCACCAGGTAATTATACTTTTGAAGTAATAGCAATGAATGAAGATGGTCTAGCCAGTGTGCCTGCTCAATTTCATTTTAATATTAACAAACCTTTTTGGCAAGCGTGGTGGTTTTATAGTATTATTTTACTTATAGCATTTATCACTTTGGGAATATTATATAAGATGAGAATGAAAGTGCTAGAAAAAAGAAATAATATAATAATTGAAAAGTCAAAATCGGAACAAGACTTACGGGCCAGTGAGCTTACAGCACTTAAGGCACAAATGAATCCTCACTTTATTTTTAATGCACTTAATAGTATACAAGAATTTATTTTGCTCAATGAAAAAGCAACCGCTCAAGAGTATTTGGGCAAATTCAGCAATCTCATCCGTCTATATCTCGACATGAGTCAAAAACAAAGCATTGGTATTGATGATGAAATTAAAACTTTACCTAGCACTGGAAAGTATCCGTTTCGAAGATACATTTACCTATAA
- a CDS encoding two-component regulator propeller domain-containing protein: MQYDGHNFLSVPFDRLSNKNKSNNLLGYLPIHQPDGSLFVIEKNTNKEVYELKNGRIVPHPITKWVKSFEGFYTNIFRMPSGELYASTYNGLLYFKNATAEPEVFLKGEQVSYIIQDREGNIWISTLKNGVFVMRNRSIQMLSSGNSQMPINPPAFLATDGNGTLYCAHNNGLISMIDATTGKWTKTIDVGVKKDCELLHFDLYNNRLYATYNSLIELDAKGNIIQGGLTIPHAKGIAVDEQGNYIYADPNNAAIRNKENKPCCGNYLNKTWLKNFKWMTHDGETAKNPKCFLQLANQRPRCLYLDRANQTIWTSFVGGIQYFKNGEANNLLDKFRKPIVAYRFAAATDGSLWAGTTDHGLICIKNNSIIKQLTIADGLLSNFVKSLSVTKKGVWFYAEKGVQFYNFTTSKISSFTREDGLVGNDVNDILATGGKVWICTSKEFSFSLMIWTVRAIQHHKYI; this comes from the coding sequence AGAAGTATATGAATTAAAAAATGGTAGAATAGTACCGCATCCAATTACCAAATGGGTGAAATCATTTGAAGGTTTTTATACCAATATTTTCAGAATGCCGAGTGGTGAATTATATGCAAGCACCTATAATGGATTACTATACTTTAAGAATGCCACAGCCGAACCTGAAGTTTTTTTGAAAGGCGAGCAAGTATCATATATAATACAAGACCGCGAAGGAAATATTTGGATTAGCACCCTCAAAAACGGGGTGTTTGTGATGCGTAACAGAAGTATACAAATGCTTAGTAGCGGCAATTCACAAATGCCAATTAATCCGCCAGCCTTTCTAGCCACAGATGGAAATGGAACCCTTTATTGTGCCCATAATAATGGATTGATAAGTATGATAGATGCCACTACCGGAAAATGGACAAAAACAATTGATGTAGGGGTAAAAAAAGATTGTGAATTATTACATTTTGATTTATATAATAATCGATTGTATGCAACTTACAATTCACTTATAGAATTAGATGCGAAGGGGAATATTATACAAGGAGGTTTAACAATACCGCATGCTAAAGGAATTGCAGTGGACGAACAGGGTAATTATATATATGCTGACCCAAATAATGCAGCCATCAGAAACAAAGAAAACAAACCCTGCTGCGGCAACTATCTCAATAAAACTTGGCTGAAAAATTTTAAGTGGATGACCCATGATGGGGAAACAGCTAAAAACCCAAAATGTTTTTTGCAGTTAGCCAATCAACGACCACGCTGTTTGTATTTAGATCGTGCAAATCAGACTATATGGACTTCATTTGTGGGAGGGATACAATACTTTAAAAATGGTGAAGCCAATAATCTACTCGATAAGTTTAGGAAACCAATTGTAGCATACAGATTTGCCGCTGCTACTGATGGCTCATTATGGGCAGGCACTACTGATCATGGATTAATTTGTATTAAAAACAACAGCATTATTAAACAACTCACAATTGCCGATGGGCTTCTGAGTAACTTTGTAAAAAGTCTCAGTGTTACAAAAAAAGGGGTTTGGTTTTATGCAGAAAAAGGGGTGCAGTTTTATAATTTTACAACAAGTAAAATAAGTAGCTTTACGCGTGAAGATGGATTGGTTGGAAATGATGTAAATGATATTTTGGCCACCGGAGGCAAAGTATGGATATGCACAAGCAAGGAATTCAGTTTTTCCCTGATGATTTGGACTGTTCGAGCAATACAGCACCACAAATATATATAA